One genomic segment of Suricata suricatta isolate VVHF042 chromosome 16, meerkat_22Aug2017_6uvM2_HiC, whole genome shotgun sequence includes these proteins:
- the LOC115280238 gene encoding protein C19orf12 homolog, producing MSPSEMLLLRRAKKPILVGDVMKLLCSISEERKMKAAIKHSGKGALVTGAMAFAGGMVGGPPGIAVGAVFGGLLRAWMTSHQFKPISQIIMELPPVEQRKLFNQVTTIIGHLDWMDAEQLTTLVMGSKALKQQLLAMLEKYVNRQLKVKVQYDD from the exons ATGTCTCCCTCTGAAATGCTTCTTTTGAGGCGTGCCAAGAAGCCCATCCTGGTAGGAGACGTCATGAAGCTGCTCTGCTCCATCTCTGAGGAGAGGAAGATGAAGGCGGCCATCAAGCACTCTGGGAAGGGCGCCCTGGTCACAGGGGCCATGGCCTTCGCCGGGGGCATGGTTGGAGGCCCACCTGGAATAGCTGTTG GAGCGGTCTTCGGGGGTCTGTTACGTGCATGGATGACAAGCCACCAGTTTAAGCCAATTTCACAGATCATAATGGAGCTGCCGCCTGTCGAGCAACGGAAGCTCTTTAATCAAGTCACCACCATCATCGGGCACCTTGATTGGATGGACGCTGAGCAGCTGACCACGCTGGTCATGGGCAGTAAGGCCCTGAAGCAGCAGCTGCTGGCCATGCTGGAGAAGTATGTCAATAGGCAGCTCAAAGTCAAAGTCCAGTACGATGACTAG
- the LOC115280239 gene encoding protein C19orf12 homolog isoform X2 produces the protein MPILVGDVMKLLCSISEERKMKAAIKHSGKGALVTGAMAFAGGMVGGPPGIAVGGVVGGILGAWMTSGQFKPIPQIIMELPPAEQRKLFNQVTTIIGHLDWMDAVQLTTLVMGSEALKQQLLAMLVNYVTKELQAEVQYDD, from the exons ATGCCCATCCTGGTAGGAGACGTCATGAAGCTGCTCTGCTCCATCTCTGAGGAGAGGAAGATGAAGGCGGCCATCAAGCACTCTGGGAAGGGCGCCCTGGTCACAGGGGCCATGGCCTTCGCCGGGGGCATGGTTGGAGGCCCACCTGGAATAGCTGTTG GGGGTGTCGTCGGGGGTATATTAGGTGCATGGATGACAAGTGGACAGTTTAAGCCAATTCCGCAGATCATAATGGAGCTGCCGCCTGCAGAGCAACGGAAGCTCTTTAATCAAGTCACCACCATCATCGGGCACCTTGATTGGATGGACGCCGTGCAGCTGACCACACTGGTCATGGGCAGTGAGGCCCTGAAGCAGCAGCTGCTGGCCATGCTGGTGAACTATGTCACCAAGGAGCTCCAGGCTGAA GTCCAGTACGATGACTAG
- the LOC115280239 gene encoding protein C19orf12 homolog isoform X1, with product MPILVGDVMKLLCSISEERKMKAAIKHSGKGALVTGAMAFAGGMVGGPPGIAVGGVVGGILGAWMTSGQFKPIPQIIMELPPAEQRKLFNQVTTIIGHLDWMDAVQLTTLVMGSEALKQQLLAMLVNYVTKELQAEVQYDD from the exons ATGCCCATCCTGGTAGGAGACGTCATGAAGCTGCTCTGCTCCATCTCTGAGGAGAGGAAGATGAAGGCGGCCATCAAGCACTCTGGGAAGGGCGCCCTGGTCACAGGGGCCATGGCCTTCGCCGGGGGCATGGTTGGAGGCCCACCTGGAATAGCTGTTG GGGGTGTCGTCGGGGGTATATTAGGTGCATGGATGACAAGTGGACAGTTTAAGCCAATTCCGCAGATCATAATGGAGCTGCCGCCTGCAGAGCAACGGAAGCTCTTTAATCAAGTCACCACCATCATCGGGCACCTTGATTGGATGGACGCCGTGCAGCTGACCACACTGGTCATGGGCAGTGAGGCCCTGAAGCAGCAGCTGCTGGCCATGCTGGTGAACTATGTCACCAAGGAGCTCCAGGCTGAAGTCCAGTACGATGACTAG